The Geothermobacter ehrlichii genome has a segment encoding these proteins:
- a CDS encoding cysteine desulfurase family protein, translating into MKIGNSIYLDYQATTPTDPKVLAELTPYYAASFGNPHSAEHWFGWQAAKAVETARQRIAQLINADSDEIVFTSGATESNNLALLGLVEHYTGPRKKIFISSIEHKSILSICHKLEKKFSLEVVKIPVDNNGFIDIEWLSNNANEDTFIISIIAVNNEIGTVQNLDVIGKIARKSGAIFHSDASQAPQAMEIDVLRSGIDILSLSSHKIYGPKGIGAIYISRELQKHIEPIIYGGGQENGLRGGTLPAPLCVGMGMAAKLIKEHFTCENQSIASLRNLFFEMLQARINDINLNGPSWPRRHPGNINLCFPGINAQDLIAVLQPRIAASSGSACSSGIVEPSHVLRAIGCSHEEAQSSIRFSLGRMSTRQEVEEAVEIIVDGVTKLRRS; encoded by the coding sequence ATGAAAATTGGCAATTCGATTTATCTGGATTATCAAGCAACGACCCCGACAGACCCTAAGGTCTTAGCCGAGCTAACCCCCTACTATGCCGCTTCTTTTGGCAACCCACATTCGGCAGAGCACTGGTTCGGATGGCAAGCAGCAAAAGCCGTTGAAACTGCGAGACAGAGAATTGCTCAGCTTATTAACGCCGATAGCGACGAGATTGTTTTCACCTCGGGAGCAACAGAATCAAACAACCTCGCGCTCTTAGGCCTAGTCGAACATTACACTGGCCCTCGAAAAAAAATATTTATAAGCAGCATCGAACACAAAAGCATCTTGTCTATATGCCACAAATTAGAGAAAAAATTTTCGCTTGAAGTTGTAAAAATACCTGTTGACAACAACGGTTTTATAGACATTGAGTGGCTGAGCAACAATGCCAATGAAGATACATTTATTATCTCAATAATTGCTGTAAACAATGAAATTGGCACCGTACAAAACCTAGACGTAATCGGGAAAATTGCCAGAAAATCTGGTGCAATTTTTCATAGCGACGCTTCACAAGCTCCTCAAGCGATGGAGATTGACGTTCTACGAAGCGGTATCGATATCTTATCTCTCTCTTCTCATAAAATTTATGGCCCCAAAGGAATAGGAGCCATTTACATCAGCAGAGAATTACAAAAGCACATAGAACCAATTATTTATGGCGGGGGACAAGAAAACGGACTTAGGGGCGGAACCCTTCCTGCCCCCCTGTGCGTAGGGATGGGAATGGCCGCAAAACTCATCAAAGAACACTTCACATGTGAAAATCAGAGCATTGCCTCTCTTCGGAACCTGTTTTTTGAAATGCTCCAGGCCCGCATAAATGACATCAATCTAAACGGCCCCAGCTGGCCCCGACGGCACCCAGGGAACATCAATCTTTGTTTTCCCGGCATCAACGCCCAAGATCTCATCGCCGTTCTCCAACCCAGAATAGCTGCATCTTCAGGTTCAGCCTGCAGCAGCGGCATCGTAGAGCCATCTCACGTCTTAAGAGCAATCGGCTGCTCTCACGAGGAGGCCCAATCATCCATCCGGTTCAGCCTTGGCCGAATGAGTACTCGCCAAGAGGTCGAAGAAGCCGTTGAAATCATTGTCGACGGCGTCACAAAACTGAGAAGAAGCTGA
- a CDS encoding type II toxin-antitoxin system HipA family toxin, with the protein MICHIEAYLNGRWQVAATFEPYPATVERGVEGPCRLQYDVDYAVTNLDNPRAEIVPGLKVGFELFQFETWPAFLVDLLPSGAGRRAWLQRLQAPGDGPHLDWHMLTKGAGNPPGHLRIAEAILPPPPDQFRAGFTKLDILEQQENFLEYAAERGAHVAGASSVQGEAPKYLLVEDLNGMFHAEGALPDERISKFWLVKFPRGKRSNPRNRKVLKNEAPYLEVARRFGIRTGAPLEYQNDTLFVPRFDRAVQSGRVVRHGMHSLYALANIPGFGAAVHHEIYCQALARAATDPAAELREYLLRDILNLALRNTDNHGRNSAILRQADKIALSPVFDFAPMFLDPEGISRVTRWQDEVPGNQPEWGAIAEKLRYGLDPQETRDWLSSQAEKVRTLPDIMHDCRVDDDLIERLAGWIGEVARGLDAARARTVQGGTP; encoded by the coding sequence ATGATCTGCCATATTGAAGCCTATCTCAACGGTCGCTGGCAGGTGGCCGCGACCTTCGAACCCTACCCGGCAACGGTTGAAAGGGGAGTCGAGGGGCCCTGCCGGCTGCAATACGATGTCGACTACGCTGTTACCAACCTCGACAATCCCCGGGCCGAAATTGTTCCCGGCCTGAAAGTCGGGTTCGAGCTGTTTCAGTTCGAAACCTGGCCAGCCTTTCTGGTCGACCTGCTCCCCTCGGGCGCCGGTCGGCGGGCCTGGCTGCAACGCCTGCAGGCACCCGGCGACGGCCCTCACCTGGATTGGCACATGCTGACCAAAGGTGCCGGCAATCCTCCCGGGCACCTCCGGATTGCCGAAGCGATCCTCCCTCCCCCTCCCGATCAGTTCAGGGCCGGGTTTACCAAGCTGGACATCCTCGAACAGCAGGAAAACTTTCTTGAATACGCCGCCGAACGGGGCGCCCATGTCGCTGGCGCATCGAGCGTACAGGGGGAGGCCCCCAAATACCTGCTGGTCGAAGACCTCAACGGCATGTTTCACGCGGAGGGCGCACTGCCCGACGAGCGTATCAGCAAGTTTTGGCTGGTGAAATTCCCCCGCGGCAAACGCTCGAATCCGCGCAACCGGAAGGTTCTGAAAAACGAGGCCCCCTATCTCGAGGTCGCCCGTCGCTTCGGCATTCGGACCGGCGCTCCCCTGGAATACCAGAACGACACCCTCTTTGTGCCACGGTTTGATCGTGCCGTTCAATCTGGCAGGGTCGTTCGCCACGGGATGCACAGCCTCTACGCCCTGGCCAATATCCCCGGGTTCGGAGCCGCCGTCCATCATGAAATCTACTGCCAGGCCCTAGCCAGGGCCGCCACCGATCCGGCCGCGGAATTACGGGAATATCTGCTCAGGGACATTCTGAACCTGGCACTGCGCAATACCGACAACCACGGCCGCAACAGCGCCATCTTGCGACAGGCCGACAAGATCGCCCTTTCTCCTGTCTTTGATTTCGCCCCGATGTTTCTCGATCCCGAGGGCATCAGCCGGGTCACCCGCTGGCAGGACGAAGTTCCCGGCAACCAGCCGGAGTGGGGCGCCATCGCGGAAAAACTCCGCTATGGCCTCGACCCGCAGGAAACCCGCGACTGGCTCTCGTCCCAGGCCGAAAAGGTTCGAACATTACCCGACATCATGCACGACTGCCGGGTCGATGACGACCTCATCGAACGGCTGGCCGGCTGGATCGGAGAGGTTGCCAGGGGACTTGACGCCGCCAGGGCCAGGACCGTGCAGGGAGGAACCCCATGA